In one Palaemon carinicauda isolate YSFRI2023 chromosome 25, ASM3689809v2, whole genome shotgun sequence genomic region, the following are encoded:
- the LOC137619149 gene encoding zinc finger BED domain-containing protein 5-like: protein MHDTQWLTKLAYLSDIFTTLKGLNLSLQGKDTTIFKVQDKIQATRLKLDLWCGRIDRKDFESFPSLADFLLTSKEELDVDTTQAFKAHLQGPHSELGKYFEEPDPSFEWIRNPFVTDKVDIEKFSVNLSSKEADNLVEIATSGTLKTLFRERSLANFWAIVQPAEIALKHLMPFPTTYNCEIGFSTLVDLKMKKRNRINVQPDMRLKLSRLEPDIPTVVRQQKQYHSSH, encoded by the coding sequence ATGCATGACACCCAGTGGCTCACAAAACTGGCATACCTGTCTGATATTTTCACTACACTAAAGGGATTGAATCTGTCTTTGCAAGGAAAAGATACTACCATCTTTAAAGTGCAGGACAAAATACAGGCAACACGATTGAAGCTGGACTTGTGGTGCGGCCGCATTGACCGCAAAGATTTTGAATCTTTTCCTTCATTAGCAGATTTCCTGCTTACTTCCAAGGAAGAGCTAGATGTTGACACAACACAAGCTTTCAAAGCCCATCTGCAAGGCCCTCACtcagagttaggaaaatattttgaagaaccagACCCAAGCTTTGAGTGGATTAGAAATCCATTTGTTACAGATAAAGTAGATATAGAAAAGTTCAGTGTCAACCTGTCATCAAAAGAGGCTGATAATCTTGTTGAGATTGCAACAAGTGGGACACTGAAGACCCTATTCAGGGAAAGAAGTTTGGCCAATTTTTGGGCTATAGTCCAGCCAGCAGAAATTGCTTTGAAACACTTGATGCCGTTCCCAACAACGTACAACTGTGAAATTGGATTTTCTACACTGGTTGACCTTAAAATGAAGAAGCGCAACCGAATCAATGTCCAACCCGACATGCGACTGAAACTCAGCAGACTGGAGCCAGATATTCCCACAGTAGTGAGGCAGCAAAAACAGTATCATTCATCTCATTAA
- the LOC137619150 gene encoding zinc finger BED domain-containing protein 5-like — protein MITSVKSENNKSNSNNTLHAVGSQVEEFESSRINIRRQPSLLFSIRIKTEFQNNHQDSTGLKEEKNDANSATQLNLLEAGTDAIDEGNTSDTNQSSADALVTTVGHKQTHQETAKKKRKYFSDYLKLEFFWQGNSEDPIPQCVLCYETLANEAIKPSKLRRHFKSRHKEYVGKTIEFFQRKCNELDIHRKKEASSFFIPGENAKTTESSYKVSLLIAKTGKAHSIGETLVKPAAKIMTEIMLGEKASKEINKIPLFNDTVKKRITSMAENVKVQLVSQLQQSLYFSLHLDESTDIGNEANLLCFVRYIYSGEVHDEFLFCHPLPTNTTGKAIFNVANDFIVQNELSWSQCVGISTDGATAMTGKLRGLVSRVQSIVPQVKATHYCIHREQLAVKHMPTCLKTVLEEAVKIVNFIKGKSLNTRLFTVLCEEMGSEHTKLLYHTEVRWLTWGKVLSRLFELREEVQIFL, from the coding sequence GATAAACATCAGAAGACAGCCTAGCTTACTTTTTAGCATCAGGATAAAAACTGAATTCCAGAACAACCATCAAGACAGCACTGgccttaaagaagaaaaaaatgatgcTAACAGTGCAACTCAGCTCAACCTACTGGAGGCAGGCACAGATGCCATAGATGAAGGGAACACTTCTGACACAAACCAAAGCAGTGCAGATGCCTTGGTTACCACTGTTGGGCACAAGCAAACACACCAAGAAACAGCCAAAAAGAAGCGTAAATACTTCAGTGATTACTTGAAACTTGAATTTTTTTGGCAAGGCAACAGTGAGGATCCTATCCCACAGTGTGTTTTGTGCTATGAAACATTAGCTAATGAAGCTataaaaccctcaaagctcagaAGACATTTCAAGTCCAGACataaggaatatgtgggaaaaaccatagaattttttcaaagaaaatgtaatgaacttgatattcacagaaaaaaggaagcttcatctttttttatacCTGGAGAAAATGCAAAGACCACTGAATCTTCATACAAAGTGTCGTTATTAATTGCAAAAACAGGAAAGGCGCATTCCATAGGCGAGACTTTGGTCAAACCAGCAGCCAAGATAATGACAGAGATCATGCTTGGAGAAAAGGCtagtaaagaaataaacaagataCCTTTGTTCAACGACACTGTCAAGAAAAGGATAACGTCAATGGCTGAAAATGTGAAAGTTCAGCTGGTGTCACAATTACAGCAAAGTCTTTATTTTTCACTACATCTGGACGAGTCCACAGATATAGGGAACGAGGCAAATCTTTTGTGCTTTGTTAGGTACATTTACTCTGGGGAAGTACATGATGAATTTCTTTTCTGTCATCCTCTTCCTACAAACACAACAGGAAAGGCTATCTTTAATGTAGCTAACGATTTTATTGTCCAAAATGAACTCTCCTGGTCGCAATGTGTTGGAATCAGCACAGATGGTGCAACTGCGATGACTGGTAAACTAAGGGGCCTAGTGAGTCGGGTGCAAAGCATTGTACCACAGGTAAAGGCAACACATTATTGCATTCACCGTGAACAACTTGCTGTGAAACATATGCCTACCTGTCTTAAAACAGTTCTGGAAGAGGCAGTAAAAATTGTCAATTTCATCAAAGGGAAATCACTGAACACCCGCTTATTTACAGTTCTGTGTGAAGAGATGGGAAGCGAACACACAAAACTCCTTTACCATACAGAGGTTCGCTGGCTGACATGGGGAAAAGTTCTTTCCCGTCTCTTTGAACTTCGTGAGGAAGTGCAAATTTTCTTGTAG